The Kroppenstedtia pulmonis genome has a segment encoding these proteins:
- a CDS encoding ABC transporter permease: MKLWWVMFRKEWKEMMKSYKLLWMPVAFALLGMIQPLTSYYMSDILRYFGDLPEGTTFDIPMPTASEVMVSTLSGQFNQVGMLILVMASMGLVASERSAGIASMLLVKPISYASYVTSKWAGGLALTWLSFGLGYLSCWYYTTLLFGDLPTAASIQAFLLYGLWLSFICTVTTAFSTLLKNSGAVAAVSLLIVIAVAGGTSILPGWMSWSPARHLDHSISVLTEGTVGSHFLLSLVSTAGVMIALMALAILMFRRKELVE; encoded by the coding sequence ATGAAGCTGTGGTGGGTCATGTTCAGAAAAGAATGGAAAGAGATGATGAAAAGCTACAAACTGTTATGGATGCCGGTAGCCTTTGCTCTCTTGGGTATGATACAACCGTTAACCTCCTATTACATGTCGGATATTCTTCGTTATTTCGGAGATTTGCCGGAAGGAACCACCTTTGATATACCCATGCCTACGGCTTCTGAAGTGATGGTATCCACTCTATCGGGACAGTTTAATCAGGTAGGTATGTTAATTTTGGTAATGGCCAGTATGGGACTGGTGGCGTCGGAGCGTTCCGCCGGGATTGCCAGTATGTTGCTGGTCAAACCGATTTCCTATGCTTCCTACGTTACCTCCAAATGGGCGGGAGGATTGGCCTTGACGTGGTTGTCCTTTGGACTGGGCTATTTGTCCTGTTGGTATTATACGACGTTACTGTTTGGAGATCTTCCCACCGCCGCATCGATTCAGGCATTTCTGCTCTACGGCTTGTGGCTGTCATTTATTTGTACGGTGACAACAGCCTTTAGTACGTTGCTGAAGAATTCCGGAGCAGTGGCAGCGGTGTCCTTATTAATTGTCATAGCTGTTGCCGGGGGGACATCCATCTTACCTGGCTGGATGAGTTGGAGTCCTGCACGTCATCTGGATCATAGCATTTCAGTGTTAACGGAAGGTACTGTTGGTTCCCATTTTTTGCTGTCCCTGGTGTCGACGGCAGGAGTGATGATTGCCCTGATGGCTTTGGCCATTCTGATGTTCCGACGTAAAGAGCTGGTGGAATGA
- a CDS encoding ABC transporter ATP-binding protein — translation MTAVVKVENLVKEFGSKRAVDNVSFSLKKGECGALLGPNGAGKTTTLKMLAGLLRPQSGNVTIGEVGAGEDYRHLIGYLPQYPVFFSWMTGREVLTYMGRLAGMSAEAVKERAEVLLKQVGIADAADREVGGYSGGMKQRLGIAQAMIHEPELVILDEPVSALDPVGRREMLDLIKELKKQSTILFSTHILHDVEELSDHIVIMHQGRIVVDSPMEQWMVDHQEPVLIIQAERNIDEWTESLRAESYVQHVERQGNQAKVTVTEMAHARRELLNHIIREEIPVKRFEVQQTSLEDFFLKVVRS, via the coding sequence ATGACGGCTGTGGTGAAGGTTGAAAACCTGGTCAAGGAATTCGGATCAAAGCGAGCAGTGGACAATGTATCCTTCAGTCTGAAAAAAGGAGAGTGCGGAGCGCTTTTGGGACCCAACGGTGCCGGTAAGACGACTACTCTGAAAATGTTGGCGGGATTGTTACGACCCCAATCCGGAAATGTGACGATTGGTGAAGTGGGAGCCGGGGAGGATTATCGGCATTTAATTGGATACCTTCCGCAATATCCCGTATTTTTTTCCTGGATGACAGGTCGGGAAGTGCTGACTTATATGGGACGGCTTGCCGGCATGTCAGCCGAGGCAGTCAAAGAACGGGCTGAAGTCTTATTAAAGCAGGTGGGTATTGCCGATGCGGCTGACCGGGAGGTTGGAGGGTATTCAGGAGGGATGAAACAGCGGTTAGGTATCGCACAGGCGATGATCCACGAACCGGAATTGGTAATCCTGGATGAACCCGTATCCGCTTTGGATCCTGTCGGACGCCGGGAGATGCTGGATTTGATCAAGGAGCTAAAAAAACAATCCACGATTCTTTTTTCAACTCATATATTGCATGATGTCGAGGAGTTAAGTGATCATATTGTCATTATGCATCAGGGGCGAATTGTGGTGGACAGTCCGATGGAACAGTGGATGGTGGATCATCAGGAACCGGTACTGATCATCCAGGCAGAACGTAATATCGATGAATGGACGGAGTCGCTGAGGGCTGAAAGTTACGTTCAGCATGTGGAACGTCAGGGAAATCAAGCGAAGGTAACAGTGACAGAAATGGCCCATGCTCGACGGGAATTGCTGAATCATATAATCCGGGAGGAAATTCCTGTTAAGCGGTTTGAAGTGCAACAAACTTCTCTGGAAGATTTTTTCTTGAAGGTGGTACGATCATGA
- a CDS encoding PLDc N-terminal domain-containing protein, with protein MDFNWGLILPFILIQLILMTVALVDLVPRKHLSGPKWIWVVIIVVANIIGPILYFILGRKDHT; from the coding sequence ATGGATTTTAATTGGGGCTTGATTCTTCCCTTCATTTTGATTCAGTTGATTCTGATGACAGTGGCGCTGGTGGATCTGGTGCCCCGAAAACACTTGAGTGGGCCGAAATGGATATGGGTTGTCATTATTGTAGTGGCAAACATTATCGGACCGATTCTCTACTTTATCCTGGGAAGGAAAGATCATACATGA
- a CDS encoding cyclophilin-like fold protein, translating into MKKIQLQVNEHCLQAILYDTPAGQAIWDSLPISSKGNIWGEEIYFSIAADVNMENDTEIVEEGDLAYWPPGSAFCIFYGLTPVSAQGEIRPASAVEVVGKITDDFHRLKEVIGLPKVVVSRVD; encoded by the coding sequence GTGAAAAAAATTCAATTGCAGGTCAATGAACATTGTCTCCAGGCGATTTTATACGATACTCCGGCGGGACAGGCGATTTGGGACAGTCTTCCGATCTCCTCAAAGGGAAATATATGGGGAGAGGAAATCTACTTTTCGATAGCTGCTGATGTGAACATGGAAAATGATACGGAAATTGTGGAGGAAGGGGATCTTGCTTATTGGCCTCCAGGGTCAGCTTTTTGTATCTTTTACGGTCTCACACCCGTCAGTGCACAAGGAGAAATCCGGCCGGCAAGTGCTGTGGAAGTTGTAGGGAAAATAACAGATGACTTTCATAGGTTGAAAGAGGTAATAGGGTTACCGAAAGTGGTTGTTTCGAGAGTCGATTGA
- a CDS encoding 2-hydroxy-3-oxopropionate reductase → MKVGFIGLGIMGKPMARNLLKAGYQLVVYNRTQSKMDELVREGAEAAQNPRSLGEKSDVVITMLPDSPDVKEVIEGVDGVFEGAEKGSLLIDMSTISPIVSRELSQKARDRGLRMLDAPVSGGEPGAEQGTLSIMVGGSVQDYEKAYPLFEVLGKTITHVGEAGAGQVVKACNQIVVASIIGGVSEALVLGAKAGVSPDLIIDTLSGGLAGNKIMEVRRNNFLEHDFKPGFKLELHHKDLGIALAAGRKYGVSLPLTSISDQLQGALIAKGKGEKDHTAMLTLIEEMAQYEITVGERKGQDQSLSGI, encoded by the coding sequence ATGAAAGTGGGATTTATTGGTCTTGGAATCATGGGTAAGCCCATGGCTCGCAATTTGCTTAAGGCCGGATATCAATTGGTCGTGTATAACCGAACGCAAAGTAAAATGGATGAACTGGTTCGTGAGGGAGCAGAAGCGGCTCAAAATCCACGAAGTCTTGGAGAAAAAAGTGATGTTGTCATCACGATGTTGCCTGACTCTCCTGACGTGAAGGAAGTGATCGAAGGAGTCGATGGCGTTTTCGAGGGTGCCGAGAAAGGTTCACTTCTTATCGATATGAGTACCATCTCCCCGATTGTCTCACGTGAACTGTCACAAAAAGCACGGGATCGCGGATTAAGGATGTTGGATGCCCCGGTCAGTGGAGGGGAACCTGGTGCTGAACAGGGAACGTTATCGATCATGGTAGGTGGCAGTGTCCAGGACTATGAAAAAGCATACCCTTTATTTGAAGTATTGGGAAAAACGATTACACATGTAGGTGAAGCAGGTGCCGGTCAAGTGGTAAAGGCATGTAACCAGATTGTGGTGGCTTCGATCATCGGTGGGGTATCAGAAGCTCTGGTTCTGGGAGCGAAGGCTGGAGTCAGTCCAGATTTGATCATCGATACCTTATCAGGGGGACTGGCGGGAAACAAAATCATGGAGGTACGGAGAAATAATTTCCTGGAACATGATTTCAAGCCCGGATTTAAGCTGGAACTTCACCATAAAGATCTGGGTATCGCTTTGGCGGCAGGGAGAAAGTACGGTGTGTCTCTGCCGCTTACCTCTATCTCTGACCAACTGCAGGGAGCCTTGATAGCCAAGGGAAAGGGAGAGAAGGATCATACCGCGATGCTGACACTGATCGAGGAGATGGCTCAGTATGAGATTACAGTTGGAGAACGAAAAGGCCAAGATCAATCCTTGTCCGGTATATAG
- a CDS encoding allantoinase, with the protein MAKTYDLVVKGGSLVLSDGIRKLDLAIQDGVIVEMKEHIDGYGENELDATGHYVMPGMIDSHVHFNDPGREDWEGFHHGSSLMAAGGCTTYFDMPLNSIPSTADVSALLEKAQKGRLDSKVDFALWGALVPDNEEELESLAEHGVIGFKAFLSPSGTSEFESVDDLTLYHGMQRIAQLNRILALHCESAPLIESLLKRKEGKKGTSVRDYCETRPVLAEMEAVNRALFFAQETGCPLHFVHISSAKTVKLIQEAKADGLDVTLETCPHYLLFNIDDFEQLGSIAKCAPPLREEKERLQLWEVLMAGEIDMIASDHSPCPTSMKTVYEHDMFQAWGGITGGQFSLEAIIDQGYVERHIPMTRIAEWTATNPAKRFGLYPRKGTLSVGSDADLVLVSLNRDHLVTENELLSKHRHSPYVGRRFRCRVTATINRGKIVYTLQDGVTEHSQGEWLQLQRTFETL; encoded by the coding sequence ATGGCAAAAACCTACGATCTGGTAGTTAAAGGCGGCAGCCTGGTGTTATCAGACGGAATTCGTAAATTGGACTTAGCCATCCAAGATGGTGTCATTGTTGAGATGAAGGAGCATATCGACGGTTATGGAGAGAATGAGCTTGATGCGACGGGACATTATGTCATGCCAGGGATGATCGATTCCCATGTCCATTTCAATGATCCGGGACGAGAGGATTGGGAAGGATTTCATCATGGGTCCAGCCTTATGGCGGCAGGAGGGTGCACAACCTATTTTGATATGCCCTTAAACAGTATCCCATCCACCGCCGACGTTTCGGCTTTGTTGGAAAAGGCACAAAAAGGACGCCTTGATTCCAAGGTCGACTTCGCTTTATGGGGTGCTCTCGTACCAGATAATGAAGAGGAATTGGAGAGTCTGGCGGAACATGGGGTGATTGGCTTTAAAGCATTTCTCTCCCCCTCAGGAACCTCTGAGTTTGAGTCCGTGGATGATCTGACTTTGTATCACGGTATGCAGAGAATTGCCCAGCTAAATCGTATTTTGGCACTTCATTGTGAATCGGCTCCACTCATCGAATCTTTATTAAAGAGAAAAGAAGGAAAGAAAGGCACCTCTGTTCGTGATTATTGTGAAACCAGGCCGGTCCTCGCCGAAATGGAAGCAGTAAACCGGGCGCTGTTCTTTGCCCAGGAGACTGGATGCCCGCTTCATTTTGTACATATCAGCAGTGCAAAAACGGTCAAGTTGATTCAAGAGGCAAAGGCTGACGGCCTGGATGTCACTTTGGAGACTTGTCCCCATTATTTGCTGTTTAATATTGATGATTTCGAACAATTGGGTTCCATTGCCAAATGTGCACCGCCTCTGCGGGAGGAAAAGGAGCGGCTTCAACTGTGGGAAGTATTGATGGCAGGTGAGATAGATATGATTGCCTCTGATCATTCACCCTGTCCCACTTCCATGAAAACAGTCTATGAACATGATATGTTCCAAGCCTGGGGAGGCATAACCGGTGGGCAATTTTCACTGGAGGCAATCATCGACCAAGGATATGTGGAACGGCATATTCCCATGACCCGGATTGCCGAATGGACGGCAACTAATCCTGCAAAACGCTTTGGGCTGTATCCCCGGAAAGGTACGTTGTCTGTGGGATCAGATGCTGATCTGGTCTTAGTCAGCTTAAACCGGGATCATTTGGTTACTGAAAACGAGCTGCTTTCCAAGCATCGACATAGTCCCTATGTTGGCCGCCGATTCCGGTGTCGGGTAACTGCTACGATCAACCGCGGAAAAATCGTATACACGCTTCAGGATGGTGTAACAGAACATTCTCAGGGAGAATGGTTGCAACTACAACGAACATTTGAAACATTATGA
- a CDS encoding sodium:solute symporter family protein encodes MNTALIMIFGFLTISLYLGIRARKGKEMDLEQWTVGGRGFGAIFVFLLMAGEIYTTFTFLGASGWAYGKGAPAFYILCYACLAYVMSYWLLPAIWRYAKHQKLVSQSDFFVSKYKSPYLGVLVSLVGVSALIPYLVLQFKGLGIIVSTASYGSISSATAIWIGAISVAVYVTISGIHGSAWTAALKDIMIFVVILFMGLYIPFHYYGGIQPMFEAVEAAKPGFLTLPEKGYSVSWFISTVLLVAFGFYMWPHYFGAVYSAKNEKVFRKNAMVMPLYQLVLLFIFFVGFSAILQVPGLQGADVDQSLLHLTLKTFDPWLVGVVGAAGLLTAIVPGSLILMTACTLLAKNVYHVFSDSASDQQVSKVAKFLVPVVSLVTVYFALRGGNTIVALLLMGYSLVTQLLPAMIFSLMKNNFISKYGAFAGIVAGVATVAYTTLTETTIGNLFPALPQVIQDLNIGIVALIVNILVMVVVSLVAKNEAISKKTEDATPAQETF; translated from the coding sequence ATGAATACCGCATTGATCATGATCTTTGGATTCCTGACGATTTCTCTTTATCTTGGTATACGGGCAAGAAAAGGAAAAGAGATGGACTTGGAACAATGGACAGTGGGAGGACGAGGTTTCGGGGCTATCTTCGTTTTTTTGTTGATGGCAGGTGAAATTTACACGACTTTCACTTTCCTGGGTGCCAGTGGTTGGGCATATGGAAAAGGGGCTCCTGCTTTCTATATCCTCTGTTATGCCTGTTTGGCTTATGTGATGTCCTATTGGCTGTTGCCGGCGATTTGGAGGTATGCAAAGCATCAAAAGTTGGTATCTCAGTCGGATTTCTTTGTCAGTAAGTACAAGAGTCCCTATCTCGGAGTACTGGTGTCCTTGGTTGGAGTTTCAGCTCTGATTCCGTATCTGGTTTTGCAATTTAAAGGATTGGGCATTATTGTATCCACTGCATCCTATGGTTCTATTTCTTCAGCGACAGCGATCTGGATTGGCGCCATCTCCGTTGCAGTATACGTAACGATTTCAGGTATTCATGGTTCAGCGTGGACAGCTGCATTAAAGGATATCATGATCTTTGTGGTGATTCTGTTTATGGGTCTTTACATTCCGTTTCACTATTACGGTGGAATTCAGCCCATGTTTGAAGCGGTGGAAGCGGCTAAACCCGGTTTTCTGACTCTTCCGGAAAAGGGGTATAGCGTATCCTGGTTTATCTCTACGGTGTTGCTTGTTGCCTTTGGATTTTACATGTGGCCTCATTACTTCGGCGCTGTCTATTCAGCCAAAAATGAGAAAGTATTTCGGAAAAATGCGATGGTAATGCCTCTCTATCAGCTCGTATTGCTCTTTATCTTTTTCGTGGGTTTTTCCGCCATCCTGCAAGTTCCGGGTTTGCAGGGGGCAGATGTGGATCAATCCCTGCTGCATCTTACCCTGAAAACCTTCGATCCATGGTTGGTCGGGGTGGTTGGTGCTGCGGGACTGTTGACGGCGATTGTCCCTGGCTCCCTGATCCTGATGACAGCTTGTACATTGTTGGCGAAAAATGTTTATCACGTTTTTTCTGACTCCGCTTCCGATCAGCAGGTTTCCAAAGTGGCGAAGTTCCTGGTTCCCGTTGTGTCACTAGTCACTGTCTACTTTGCGCTCCGGGGTGGAAATACGATTGTGGCTTTGCTTTTAATGGGATACAGCCTGGTTACGCAACTGTTGCCAGCTATGATATTCAGCTTAATGAAAAATAACTTTATTTCGAAATATGGGGCATTTGCAGGGATTGTTGCAGGGGTGGCCACGGTAGCCTACACGACCTTGACCGAAACGACGATAGGAAACCTGTTTCCAGCCTTGCCACAAGTGATTCAAGACCTGAACATCGGGATTGTCGCCTTGATTGTCAACATCCTGGTGATGGTAGTGGTAAGTCTTGTGGCGAAGAACGAAGCGATTTCAAAAAAAACTGAAGATGCTACTCCAGCTCAGGAGACCTTCTGA
- a CDS encoding DUF3311 domain-containing protein, translated as MKSLHRWLALLPFIGMLGGVSFANRTTPYVLGMPFLLFWIVMWVILTSCLMAIIYKLDPVNRKGDFE; from the coding sequence GTGAAGTCGCTCCATCGCTGGCTGGCTTTGCTTCCCTTTATCGGAATGTTGGGCGGGGTCAGCTTCGCCAACCGCACAACGCCTTATGTGCTTGGTATGCCCTTCCTTCTTTTTTGGATTGTCATGTGGGTCATCCTCACCTCCTGCTTGATGGCGATTATTTACAAGCTGGATCCTGTCAACCGGAAGGGAGATTTTGAATGA
- a CDS encoding ArgE/DapE family deacylase, which produces MSTTQLSTEKKSIINWIESEKENMVQFLQELVSIPSDNPPGDCYKIAEHTEKRLKDFQFEDVSLLEVEPELVKEKGMVRLANVVSKAGFGDQKGPEIVLNAHGDVVAPGHGWTYDPYGGKIVDGKLYGRGAAVSKSDIATYTFATMALRQFAAQLSGTVSLAFTFDEEIGGLLGPKWLIDHGHIDPDLAISAGFSYSIVNAHNGCLHLEIKLKGKSAHAAAPHTGHDALEAMTGVLQAIYEYRDTLKDIRSNIPGIDTPAITIGLISGGINTNVVPDECTIRIDRRMIPEEDANKVEAEIRRLVEQKTKSYEGIQVEIQQILLARNFGPTPEDSPLIQTLATNWKDIMGKEEVEIDGIPLYTDGRLFAEAGIPTVLFGAGPRTLLEANGHRADEHVRVEDLVKATKIVALTLYDLLKPSA; this is translated from the coding sequence ATGAGTACGACCCAGTTAAGCACGGAGAAGAAGAGTATCATCAATTGGATTGAATCGGAAAAAGAAAATATGGTGCAGTTTTTACAAGAGTTAGTCTCTATTCCATCCGATAATCCCCCTGGAGACTGCTACAAGATTGCAGAACATACTGAAAAACGATTGAAGGACTTTCAATTTGAAGATGTGTCACTGTTGGAAGTAGAACCGGAGCTGGTAAAGGAAAAAGGGATGGTAAGGTTGGCCAATGTCGTATCAAAAGCTGGTTTTGGAGATCAGAAAGGGCCGGAAATCGTATTAAATGCCCACGGTGATGTGGTTGCACCAGGGCATGGATGGACTTATGATCCTTATGGCGGCAAGATTGTCGATGGAAAGCTTTACGGGCGTGGTGCCGCTGTTTCCAAATCAGATATTGCCACCTATACCTTCGCAACCATGGCTTTGCGCCAGTTTGCGGCTCAGCTGTCCGGAACAGTCTCTTTGGCTTTTACCTTTGATGAAGAAATCGGAGGGTTACTGGGTCCGAAATGGTTGATCGATCATGGTCACATTGATCCGGATTTGGCTATTTCCGCCGGCTTCTCTTACTCCATCGTCAATGCCCACAATGGATGCCTCCACCTGGAGATTAAATTGAAGGGTAAATCTGCTCATGCAGCAGCCCCGCATACAGGACATGATGCATTAGAGGCGATGACAGGTGTGTTGCAGGCCATCTATGAGTACCGGGATACGCTGAAAGATATTCGCTCCAACATACCCGGCATCGATACACCTGCAATCACTATCGGTCTGATCTCAGGAGGGATCAATACCAATGTGGTTCCTGATGAGTGTACGATCCGGATCGATCGTCGCATGATCCCTGAAGAAGATGCCAACAAGGTGGAAGCCGAAATTCGCCGGTTGGTGGAACAAAAAACCAAGAGTTATGAAGGGATCCAGGTGGAAATCCAACAAATTCTTCTGGCTCGGAACTTTGGTCCGACACCGGAGGATTCTCCGTTGATTCAAACCCTTGCAACCAATTGGAAAGATATTATGGGTAAAGAGGAGGTTGAAATTGACGGAATTCCACTTTATACAGACGGCAGATTATTTGCTGAAGCCGGCATCCCAACGGTGCTGTTCGGAGCCGGACCGCGGACATTGTTGGAAGCCAACGGTCACCGTGCTGATGAGCACGTAAGGGTGGAGGATCTGGTCAAAGCGACGAAAATCGTTGCACTCACCTTGTACGATTTGCTTAAGCCATCTGCGTAA
- a CDS encoding allantoate amidohydrolase, producing MKGVYPNREAIHQNLDVDRMVERIEALAKCSATTSPGVTRLSFTRESESANKLVSQWMREAGMRVRRDEAGNIIGRYEGKQPDAPALLIGSHLDTVIDAGKYDGILGVISGLEVVQALYESGVRPEHSIEVIAFCDEEGTRFHTTLLGSRAICGKLQEEDLEAKDENGITLASAMKKVGLDPRRIHLASRLPESLLGYLELHIEQGPVLEKMDQACGAVTGIAGQSRFTFRVQGLAGHAGTVPISMRKDALVGTAEMIQAVENVALQYPSLVATVGQLSVHPGASNVIPGMVEGTLDIRSIDDGIRLEALDLIVKKCQQIADRRGLTSMFTKIMESPAVASSDRFIQTIESVLKDHGMKPVQLVSGAGHDAMAVASLTDMGMVFVRCKGGLSHHPDEAVTPKDMKAGAAVLLDVTLRFVS from the coding sequence ATGAAAGGTGTCTATCCAAATCGGGAAGCCATTCATCAAAATCTGGATGTGGATCGGATGGTGGAACGGATAGAGGCATTGGCGAAGTGTAGTGCTACCACCAGTCCCGGTGTTACCCGTCTTTCCTTTACCAGGGAAAGTGAATCTGCCAATAAGCTGGTCAGCCAATGGATGAGGGAAGCCGGGATGAGGGTGAGGCGGGATGAAGCGGGTAACATCATCGGCAGATATGAAGGAAAACAACCTGATGCCCCGGCTCTCCTTATCGGCTCCCATCTGGATACCGTGATTGATGCAGGGAAATATGACGGGATTCTCGGCGTTATTTCGGGCCTGGAAGTGGTTCAGGCTTTGTATGAGAGTGGTGTCAGACCGGAACATTCCATTGAAGTCATCGCTTTTTGTGATGAAGAGGGCACCCGGTTTCACACAACCTTGTTGGGCAGCAGAGCAATCTGCGGAAAATTGCAGGAGGAGGATTTGGAGGCAAAGGACGAAAACGGGATCACCCTCGCATCCGCCATGAAAAAAGTCGGGTTAGATCCCCGCCGGATTCATCTGGCAAGCCGCCTTCCTGAATCTTTGCTTGGATACTTGGAGTTGCATATTGAACAAGGACCGGTTCTGGAAAAAATGGATCAGGCTTGTGGGGCGGTTACTGGAATCGCCGGGCAATCCAGATTCACCTTCCGTGTACAGGGGCTGGCAGGTCATGCTGGAACCGTACCCATCTCGATGCGCAAAGATGCTCTTGTCGGCACAGCGGAAATGATTCAAGCAGTGGAGAACGTCGCTCTTCAATATCCATCCCTTGTGGCAACGGTGGGACAATTGTCTGTTCACCCTGGAGCCTCCAATGTGATTCCAGGAATGGTGGAAGGCACCCTGGACATTCGTTCCATCGATGATGGAATTCGGTTGGAAGCGTTGGATCTGATTGTGAAAAAATGTCAACAAATAGCTGATCGACGTGGATTGACCAGCATGTTTACCAAAATTATGGAATCTCCTGCTGTGGCCAGTTCCGATCGTTTTATCCAGACGATTGAGTCGGTGTTGAAGGATCATGGAATGAAGCCGGTTCAACTGGTAAGTGGTGCAGGACATGATGCGATGGCTGTTGCTTCTCTGACGGATATGGGCATGGTTTTTGTCCGATGTAAAGGAGGATTGAGCCATCACCCCGATGAAGCGGTAACGCCAAAGGACATGAAAGCAGGTGCCGCTGTTTTGTTGGATGTAACGCTTCGATTTGTATCCTAA
- the fba gene encoding class II fructose-1,6-bisphosphate aldolase: protein MRFVPMKEMLDTAWVNGYAVGQFNLNGLEFAQAFLQAAQEESSPIIIGVTEKAVHCMGGYRLIATMVESLMEEYEITVPVALHLDHSTSFESCMHALKAGFSSVMIDGSHLPLKQNTALTKKVVDAASILGVSVEGELGRITGEEDGTVVDTAEGKFAIPDECQRYVEESGVDCLAPALGSVHGFYQGKPDLQFGRMVEVRERTGVPLALHGGTGIPDEDIQRAIASGISKINVNTENQVAFTAAIRKALEEKPDLYLVRQYLEPAIEVLKKNVKEKMRLFDSVGQVKGKEKRGKKAVGSCRR, encoded by the coding sequence ATGCGTTTTGTTCCGATGAAAGAAATGTTGGACACTGCATGGGTAAACGGATATGCCGTGGGGCAATTCAATCTGAATGGTTTGGAATTTGCACAAGCCTTTCTGCAAGCAGCCCAAGAAGAATCATCCCCTATCATCATTGGCGTGACAGAGAAAGCGGTACACTGCATGGGTGGGTATCGACTGATTGCGACAATGGTTGAATCACTGATGGAAGAATACGAGATTACCGTTCCTGTTGCTCTTCACCTGGATCACAGCACTTCTTTTGAAAGCTGTATGCATGCCTTGAAAGCGGGCTTTTCCTCGGTTATGATTGACGGTTCTCATCTTCCTCTGAAACAAAATACCGCCTTGACAAAAAAGGTGGTGGATGCAGCCAGTATATTAGGAGTTTCGGTGGAGGGTGAACTGGGACGAATCACCGGGGAAGAGGACGGTACTGTGGTGGATACAGCGGAAGGGAAGTTTGCAATCCCTGATGAATGTCAACGATACGTTGAGGAATCAGGTGTAGATTGTCTGGCGCCGGCACTTGGTTCCGTACATGGGTTTTATCAGGGTAAACCGGATCTGCAATTTGGACGGATGGTTGAAGTACGTGAACGGACCGGGGTTCCACTGGCCCTGCATGGTGGTACGGGGATACCGGATGAAGATATCCAAAGGGCAATAGCATCTGGTATCTCCAAAATCAATGTGAATACTGAAAATCAAGTCGCTTTTACTGCTGCGATCCGTAAGGCCCTTGAGGAAAAACCGGATTTGTACCTTGTCCGTCAATACCTGGAACCGGCCATAGAAGTTTTGAAAAAGAATGTGAAGGAAAAAATGCGTTTGTTTGATTCTGTCGGACAGGTGAAGGGAAAGGAAAAACGAGGAAAAAAAGCAGTGGGGTCCTGTAGACGATAA
- a CDS encoding IclR family transcriptional regulator, translating into MAKDNIIQSVDRALKILQILSTRKEGYGVTELSHKIPLNKTSVYRMLSTLVLHGFVEQNMETERYKLGYKVLELSSILLDSIDLRVEAKAYLGELEHITNEVIHLVVYDRGEAVYIEKLEGNETLRMHSKVGSRAPMHCSGVGKVILAHLPISEASQIIERYGLARHTAHTITDPEALFDHLKMIREKGYALDLEENEMGINCIAVPIFDHSGKVVAAVSISGPTMRMTRERIDELKEEIIGVSKKISARLGWKGDNVLSN; encoded by the coding sequence ATGGCAAAGGATAATATCATCCAATCTGTAGATCGGGCCTTGAAAATTCTTCAAATTTTGAGTACGAGGAAAGAGGGATATGGTGTAACGGAGCTGTCTCATAAGATACCCCTTAATAAAACTTCCGTTTATCGAATGCTGTCAACACTGGTCCTTCACGGATTCGTGGAACAGAATATGGAAACGGAGCGGTATAAGCTGGGTTACAAAGTTTTGGAATTAAGCTCCATTCTCCTCGATTCCATTGACCTGCGTGTCGAAGCCAAAGCCTATTTGGGAGAACTGGAACACATCACCAATGAGGTCATTCATCTTGTGGTTTATGACCGTGGTGAAGCAGTTTATATTGAAAAGTTGGAAGGAAATGAAACCCTTCGCATGCACTCTAAAGTGGGCTCCCGAGCTCCCATGCATTGTTCCGGTGTCGGAAAAGTGATTTTGGCTCACCTTCCGATTTCAGAAGCTTCCCAGATTATCGAACGATATGGGTTAGCCAGACATACTGCCCACACCATCACAGATCCAGAGGCACTGTTTGACCACTTAAAGATGATTCGGGAGAAAGGGTATGCCTTGGATCTGGAGGAAAATGAGATGGGTATTAACTGTATCGCGGTCCCCATCTTTGACCATTCCGGAAAGGTTGTGGCCGCCGTGAGCATTTCGGGACCGACCATGAGGATGACAAGAGAAAGGATCGACGAACTGAAAGAGGAGATTATCGGCGTAAGTAAAAAGATATCGGCAAGACTGGGCTGGAAAGGGGACAATGTCCTGTCAAATTAG